A region from the Aquimarina sp. ERC-38 genome encodes:
- a CDS encoding CYTH domain-containing protein, with protein MIEIERKFLITSEKCIADATSSYEIKQGYLSIDPERTVRIRTKGTLGFITIKGKSSDNGLSRFEWEKEIPLNEALSLLALCKKHIIEKIRYEIKAGNHIYEIDKFEGMNEGLLLAEIELNNEYEIFKKPSWLGPEVTGDNKYYNSFLSKKPYITW; from the coding sequence ATGATTGAAATTGAAAGAAAATTTTTAATTACTAGTGAAAAATGTATAGCTGATGCGACATCTTCCTATGAAATCAAGCAAGGTTATCTAAGTATTGATCCGGAGAGAACGGTAAGAATTCGAACAAAAGGAACGCTAGGTTTTATTACGATTAAGGGGAAAAGTAGTGATAACGGATTATCACGATTTGAATGGGAAAAAGAAATTCCTCTGAATGAAGCTTTATCTTTATTAGCACTTTGTAAAAAACACATTATTGAAAAAATCAGGTATGAAATTAAAGCGGGGAATCATATTTACGAAATTGATAAATTTGAAGGTATGAATGAAGGATTATTGTTAGCTGAAATTGAATTAAATAATGAATATGAAATTTTTAAAAAACCATCCTGGTTAGGGCCTGAAGTTACCGGAGACAATAAATACTATAATTCTTTTTTAAGTAAAAAACCCTATATAACCTGGTAA
- a CDS encoding four helix bundle protein, which translates to MKSVKTYKDLLIWKKGIEIVKEIYKICKSLPKEELFSLQSQLKRSSISIPSNIAEGWGRNSTKSYVQFLNYARGSLMELETQIIITYELKFISIETYNKIQDLITEESKMLNAFIKSVQK; encoded by the coding sequence ATGAAAAGTGTTAAAACATATAAAGATTTGTTGATTTGGAAAAAAGGGATTGAAATCGTAAAAGAGATTTATAAAATCTGTAAAAGTTTACCTAAAGAAGAACTTTTTAGTTTGCAAAGTCAATTAAAACGTTCATCTATTTCAATACCATCAAACATTGCTGAAGGTTGGGGTAGAAATTCGACAAAAAGTTATGTTCAGTTTTTGAATTATGCACGGGGATCTTTAATGGAACTAGAAACACAGATAATCATAACTTATGAACTGAAATTTATTTCGATAGAAACGTATAATAAAATTCAAGATTTAATAACAGAAGAAAGTAAAATGCTAAATGCCTTTATAAAATCAGTCCAAAAATAA
- a CDS encoding T9SS type A sorting domain-containing protein, with protein MKRILSLIAATLLFSSTAVTQISNGGLPPSFNNLDLKSNTAHTVKMPKIDYQKMLASDLSSTSKEEPLRFAYAHQLNLSPENSGTWYTDSEGNKYWKLSILSEGAKSLNLSFSDFYLPESAQLFIYNKDRTDIKGAFTYSNNKKSRQFGTAPVKGDFITIEYFEPKGTKTPYALKIETVAHDYRDVFKLAKSFNSSGSCNINVNCEEGDDWQNQKRSVALITLSNGTRWCTGSLINNEDNDGTPYFLTANHCLSNDVNRWVFYFNYESGDCTNEDSVLNQSISGSEVLASGSSSDYLLLKLSSEPPASYNVYYSGWDATSTIPSETVAIHHPAGDIKKISFDNDAPKISNYVSPEPATHWEVVDWDLGTTEKGSSGSPLFNTDKRIVGQLHGGAAACGNNQPDYYGRFSNSFPNFKEYLSKNRNLTVLDGYNPTFNTSCTKIDITLTLDNYPEETSWDLKNDSGAIVRSGSNYRNVADGTVINENYCLPSGCYTFTIYDSYGDGMCCGYGSGSYQVSDASGILASGATFTDSESSTFCIGAKRSPTSINRSLTEFSIIQPLNEIKLYPNPVKDVLFVDYKLKEGSSVILSLFDMTGRQLQTFNLKDDSQFDANQISVANLPSGNYFIKARENTNVVVKKFVVVK; from the coding sequence ATGAAAAGAATCTTAAGTCTAATAGCAGCAACCCTGTTATTTTCTAGTACCGCAGTCACCCAAATTAGTAATGGGGGGTTGCCACCTTCCTTCAATAATCTTGATTTAAAGTCTAATACGGCACACACGGTTAAAATGCCAAAGATTGATTATCAAAAAATGCTGGCAAGTGATTTATCTTCTACCTCTAAAGAAGAACCTCTACGCTTTGCTTATGCTCATCAATTAAATCTTTCTCCGGAAAATTCGGGAACTTGGTATACTGATAGTGAAGGAAATAAATACTGGAAACTTTCTATTTTATCCGAAGGAGCCAAATCTCTAAACCTAAGTTTCTCTGACTTTTATTTACCGGAAAGTGCTCAACTCTTTATTTATAATAAGGACCGAACCGATATTAAAGGTGCATTTACATACTCCAATAATAAAAAATCAAGACAATTTGGTACCGCCCCTGTAAAAGGTGATTTTATTACTATTGAATACTTTGAACCTAAGGGTACTAAAACTCCTTATGCCTTAAAAATTGAAACGGTAGCTCATGATTATCGAGATGTTTTTAAACTAGCTAAAAGTTTTAACAGTTCAGGCTCTTGTAATATTAATGTAAATTGTGAAGAAGGGGATGATTGGCAGAATCAAAAGCGCTCTGTGGCCTTAATCACTTTAAGTAATGGTACTCGCTGGTGTACCGGCTCTTTAATCAATAATGAAGATAATGATGGCACTCCTTATTTTTTAACTGCAAATCATTGCCTATCTAATGATGTGAATAGATGGGTATTTTACTTTAATTATGAATCCGGTGATTGTACCAATGAGGATAGCGTTTTAAATCAATCTATTTCCGGTTCAGAAGTATTAGCCTCCGGGAGTAGTTCCGATTATTTATTACTAAAACTATCTTCAGAACCCCCGGCTAGTTATAACGTATATTATTCCGGGTGGGATGCTACCAGTACTATTCCTTCGGAAACTGTTGCTATTCATCATCCGGCAGGTGATATAAAAAAAATATCTTTTGATAATGATGCCCCAAAAATTTCTAATTATGTATCTCCGGAACCTGCTACACACTGGGAAGTTGTAGATTGGGACTTAGGAACTACTGAAAAAGGTTCTTCGGGTTCTCCCTTATTTAATACAGATAAACGTATTGTTGGACAATTGCATGGGGGAGCAGCTGCTTGTGGAAATAATCAACCGGATTATTACGGAAGGTTCAGTAATAGCTTTCCGAATTTTAAAGAATATCTATCAAAAAATAGAAATCTAACCGTACTGGATGGTTATAATCCTACATTTAATACAAGCTGTACTAAAATAGATATCACGTTGACCTTAGATAATTATCCGGAGGAGACTTCCTGGGATTTAAAAAATGATTCCGGTGCCATCGTACGTAGTGGTAGTAATTACCGTAATGTAGCTGATGGAACCGTTATCAATGAAAACTATTGTTTGCCTTCCGGCTGTTATACCTTTACCATCTATGATTCCTACGGAGATGGGATGTGCTGTGGATATGGTTCAGGATCATATCAGGTTTCAGATGCCAGTGGCATATTAGCTTCCGGAGCTACGTTTACTGATTCCGAATCCAGTACATTTTGTATAGGAGCAAAACGTTCTCCTACCAGTATAAATCGTAGTTTGACTGAGTTTTCAATTATTCAACCTTTAAACGAAATAAAGTTATATCCTAATCCGGTAAAAGATGTGCTATTTGTAGATTATAAATTGAAAGAAGGGTCTTCAGTAATACTTTCACTTTTTGATATGACCGGTAGGCAATTACAAACTTTTAACTTAAAAGATGATAGTCAGTTTGATGCAAATCAGATATCTGTTGCCAACCTACCTTCTGGTAATTATTTTATAAAAGCTAGAGAAAACACAAATGTAGTAGTTAAGAAATTTGTAGTGGTGAAGTAA
- a CDS encoding fumarate reductase/succinate dehydrogenase flavoprotein subunit, which yields MSILDSKVPEGPLEEKWTKHKNTINLVNPANKRNIDVIVVGTGLAGGSAAATLAELGYNVKTFCYQDSPRRAHSIAAQGGINASKNYQGDGDSNYRLFYDTVKGGDYRSREANVHRLAEVSGNIIDQCVAQGVPFAREYGGLLDNRSFGGVLVSRTFYAKGQTGQQLLLGAYSAMNRQINRGKIKPFNRHEMMDLVIVDGKARGIIARNLITGEIERHSAHAVVIASGGYGNVFFLSTNAMGSNVMAAWRTHRRGAFFANPCFTQIHPTCIPVSGEHQSKLTLMSESLRNDGRIWVPKKKEDAEAIRAGKLKPTQLKEEDRDYYLERRYPAFGNLVPRDVASRAAKERCDAGYGVNKTGEAVYLDFASAFKRYGKEKALTSGLTGATEAQIIKLGQAVVESKYGNLFQMYEKIVDENPYETPMMIYPAVHYTMGGLWVDYNLQTTVPGCYAAGEANFSDHGANRLGASALMQGLADGYFVLPYTIGDYLSEDIRTGAISTETPEFDQAEKEVKDRINKLMSGSGTHSVDYYHKILGKIMWNKCGMSRNAKELQEAIDEISALREDFWKNVRVPGTADTVNQELEKAGRVADFLELGELFAKDALTRNESCGGHFREEYQTPEGEALRDDENFKFVSAWEYKGAPKDAVLHKEELIYENIELKTRSYK from the coding sequence ATGTCGATTTTAGATTCTAAAGTACCCGAAGGACCGCTGGAGGAAAAGTGGACCAAACATAAAAATACCATTAACCTGGTGAACCCGGCTAATAAACGTAATATTGATGTTATCGTCGTGGGAACCGGATTAGCCGGAGGTAGTGCTGCTGCCACGCTAGCAGAGTTAGGATATAATGTCAAAACTTTTTGTTATCAGGATTCTCCTAGAAGGGCGCATTCTATTGCCGCTCAGGGTGGAATTAACGCTTCTAAGAATTATCAGGGAGATGGAGATTCTAATTATCGGTTATTCTACGACACGGTAAAAGGAGGAGATTATCGTTCTCGTGAAGCAAATGTACATCGACTAGCTGAAGTTTCCGGAAATATTATTGACCAGTGTGTGGCGCAGGGAGTACCTTTTGCCCGTGAATATGGAGGTTTATTGGATAATCGTTCTTTTGGAGGGGTGCTGGTTTCCAGAACCTTTTATGCAAAAGGACAAACCGGACAGCAATTACTACTAGGTGCTTATTCGGCAATGAACCGACAGATTAACCGTGGAAAAATAAAGCCTTTTAACCGTCATGAAATGATGGATCTGGTAATTGTAGACGGAAAAGCCCGTGGAATTATCGCCAGAAACCTTATTACCGGAGAAATAGAAAGGCACTCAGCACATGCGGTGGTTATTGCCAGTGGGGGATATGGAAATGTATTCTTTTTAAGTACCAATGCAATGGGAAGTAATGTTATGGCAGCCTGGAGAACGCATCGTAGAGGTGCATTCTTTGCAAACCCTTGTTTTACGCAAATTCATCCCACCTGTATCCCAGTTTCCGGGGAGCATCAGTCTAAATTAACTTTGATGTCCGAATCTTTACGGAATGATGGTAGAATCTGGGTACCCAAAAAGAAAGAAGATGCAGAAGCCATCCGGGCAGGAAAATTAAAACCAACCCAGTTAAAAGAAGAAGATAGAGATTACTATTTAGAACGAAGATATCCGGCTTTTGGTAATTTGGTGCCCAGAGATGTAGCTTCCAGAGCAGCAAAAGAACGTTGTGATGCCGGTTATGGGGTTAACAAAACCGGAGAAGCCGTATATCTGGATTTCGCTTCGGCTTTTAAGCGTTATGGTAAAGAAAAAGCTTTAACTTCCGGACTTACGGGTGCTACAGAAGCTCAAATTATCAAATTGGGGCAGGCAGTTGTAGAATCTAAATACGGAAACCTGTTCCAAATGTATGAGAAGATTGTAGACGAGAATCCGTATGAAACGCCGATGATGATCTATCCGGCAGTACACTATACCATGGGTGGATTATGGGTGGATTATAACTTACAGACTACAGTTCCGGGTTGTTATGCAGCCGGAGAAGCAAATTTCTCTGATCACGGAGCCAATCGTTTAGGAGCGTCAGCGCTAATGCAGGGATTAGCAGATGGGTATTTTGTATTACCTTATACCATCGGAGATTATTTATCCGAGGATATTCGAACCGGAGCTATTTCTACGGAAACTCCTGAATTTGACCAGGCCGAAAAAGAAGTAAAAGATCGTATCAATAAATTAATGAGCGGATCCGGAACGCATTCTGTAGATTACTACCATAAGATTCTTGGTAAAATCATGTGGAATAAATGCGGAATGTCACGTAATGCTAAAGAATTACAAGAAGCTATTGATGAAATTTCAGCATTACGCGAAGATTTTTGGAAAAACGTACGAGTACCGGGAACAGCAGATACTGTCAACCAGGAATTAGAAAAAGCCGGTCGAGTAGCTGACTTTTTAGAATTAGGTGAGTTGTTTGCTAAGGATGCTTTAACTCGAAACGAATCCTGTGGTGGTCATTTCCGAGAAGAATATCAAACTCCCGAAGGTGAAGCTTTACGAGACGATGAAAACTTTAAGTTCGTATCTGCCTGGGAATACAAAGGAGCTCCTAAAGATGCGGTATTACATAAAGAAGAATTAATCTATGAAAATATTGAATTAAAAACTAGGAGTTATAAGTAG
- a CDS encoding succinate dehydrogenase cytochrome b subunit, which produces MGGLITSSIARKVTMALSGLFLVLFLLQHFSINFTSVFSPDLFNEISHFMGTNPVVQFILQPILIFAVIFHFIMGFILELRNNKARVNKYVKYNGNANASWMSRNMIISGLVVLAFLGLHFYDFWFPEIVHKYVETHDPSPERYYDDLVNKFESPVRTGLYALSFIFLALHLWHGFASSFQTVGFNNKYSVAAVKFAKAFAVVIPLGFVAIALVHFFNN; this is translated from the coding sequence ATGGGAGGATTGATTACATCTTCAATAGCTAGAAAAGTCACAATGGCATTATCAGGTCTATTTCTGGTTCTTTTTTTATTACAACATTTTAGCATCAACTTCACTTCGGTTTTTAGTCCTGATCTATTTAATGAAATTTCTCATTTTATGGGGACCAATCCGGTAGTTCAATTTATTTTACAACCTATTCTAATTTTTGCGGTAATTTTTCATTTTATAATGGGTTTTATTTTAGAATTGAGAAACAACAAGGCTAGGGTTAATAAATATGTAAAATATAATGGGAATGCAAACGCTTCCTGGATGTCCAGGAATATGATAATTTCCGGATTAGTAGTGTTGGCATTTTTAGGATTGCATTTCTATGATTTTTGGTTTCCGGAAATTGTACACAAATATGTAGAAACGCATGATCCTTCGCCAGAACGTTATTATGATGATTTGGTAAATAAGTTTGAAAGTCCTGTGCGAACCGGTCTGTATGCATTATCCTTTATATTTTTAGCCTTGCATTTATGGCATGGATTTGCGTCTTCGTTTCAAACAGTAGGCTTTAATAATAAATATTCGGTAGCTGCCGTCAAGTTTGCAAAAGCTTTTGCAGTTGTGATTCCCTTAGGTTTTGTGGCTATCGCTCTAGTTCATTTTTTTAATAATTAA
- a CDS encoding nucleoside-diphosphate sugar epimerase has protein sequence MVDLFDPESFSAYFSGDELYCCIGTTKAKTPDKNQYRKIDFEIPVLLGQLCKQHKIGTYLVISALGANPNSSIFYSRVKGEMEEAVLQMGIQKTYILQPSLIDSKREERRIGEYFFIKVMKLVNPLLIGKFKKYQSIPANSIADAMIWLANHTHSDKRISSEVIQKLARKYREND, from the coding sequence TTGGTAGATTTATTTGACCCGGAAAGTTTTTCAGCTTATTTTTCCGGTGATGAATTGTACTGTTGTATTGGTACGACTAAAGCAAAAACTCCGGATAAGAATCAATACCGGAAGATTGATTTTGAGATTCCTGTACTTTTAGGTCAATTATGTAAACAACATAAAATTGGTACTTATCTAGTTATTTCTGCCTTAGGCGCTAACCCTAATAGTTCCATTTTTTATTCAAGGGTTAAAGGAGAAATGGAAGAAGCAGTGCTACAGATGGGTATTCAAAAAACTTATATTCTACAACCTTCTCTTATTGATAGCAAGAGAGAAGAAAGACGTATTGGAGAATACTTTTTTATTAAAGTTATGAAACTGGTTAATCCCTTATTAATAGGAAAATTTAAAAAATACCAATCCATACCTGCAAATAGTATTGCCGATGCCATGATCTGGTTGGCTAATCATACGCATTCCGATAAAAGAATTTCTTCTGAAGTAATACAAAAATTAGCAAGAAAATACCGTGAAAATGATTGA
- a CDS encoding succinate dehydrogenase/fumarate reductase iron-sulfur subunit, with amino-acid sequence MNLTLKIWRQKDAASKGKIVDYPISGIDGDMSFLEMLDVLNEELVNKGDEPVVFDHDCREGICGSCSLQINGEPHGPDRLITTCQLHMRMFNDGDTIYIEPFRAKAFPVIKDLIVDRSAFDRIQQAGGYVSINTSGNTVDANAIPVEKEHADDAFAAATCIGCGACVAACVNASAMLFTSAKVSQFALLPQGQVEAEERVLAMVNQMDAEGFGNCSNTGACEIECPKGISLENIARMNREYLSASLKG; translated from the coding sequence ATGAATTTAACACTCAAAATTTGGCGTCAAAAAGATGCTGCGAGCAAGGGAAAGATAGTAGATTATCCGATCTCGGGAATTGACGGAGATATGTCATTTTTAGAGATGTTGGATGTACTCAACGAAGAGTTGGTAAATAAAGGAGATGAACCGGTAGTATTTGATCATGATTGCCGTGAAGGGATCTGTGGATCATGTTCCTTACAAATCAATGGAGAACCGCATGGCCCCGACCGATTAATTACTACCTGTCAATTACACATGCGAATGTTTAATGATGGTGATACGATTTATATCGAACCGTTCCGCGCAAAAGCTTTTCCGGTAATTAAGGATTTAATTGTAGACCGTAGTGCTTTCGACCGTATACAACAGGCGGGGGGATATGTTTCTATCAATACCTCCGGAAATACGGTAGATGCTAATGCAATTCCTGTAGAAAAAGAACATGCGGATGATGCTTTTGCAGCAGCGACCTGTATTGGTTGTGGTGCTTGTGTAGCAGCTTGCGTAAATGCTTCGGCAATGTTGTTTACCTCAGCTAAAGTTTCGCAATTTGCATTATTACCACAAGGGCAGGTAGAAGCAGAAGAACGTGTATTAGCAATGGTAAATCAGATGGATGCCGAAGGTTTTGGAAATTGTTCAAATACCGGGGCTTGTGAGATTGAATGTCCGAAAGGAATTTCTCTTGAAAATATTGCTCGAATGAACAGAGAGTATTTATCTGCAAGCTTAAAGGGGTAA
- a CDS encoding transporter: protein MQSQTILNGFYPEQGNLTVAVSYGYKSNDQFFVGNSLAPGNPAMLGTINTELYNIYGEYGITDWLSGVITLPYISVESEAGVADPVQMTDKVDGIQDLGIYLKAKVFETMVDQASFKLGGGLGYSLPVGDYNGGGVLSLGNQAHDISAVAIVQYTTSYNFFTEFQGGYSIRESSDFEIPNATIFSGKLGYFNDYFYADVKLGIQNSQSGLDIGTPEFVAAGAAAALPETKVDYTELSFNIFVPVFQETLGISAGYAKTLEGRNFNDASGFTAGLVYMLR, encoded by the coding sequence ATGCAAAGTCAAACCATATTAAATGGTTTTTATCCGGAACAAGGGAATTTAACTGTAGCCGTAAGCTACGGTTATAAAAGTAACGATCAGTTTTTTGTTGGAAATTCTTTAGCTCCAGGAAATCCTGCTATGCTTGGTACAATTAATACGGAACTGTATAATATCTACGGAGAATATGGTATCACTGATTGGCTAAGTGGAGTCATTACACTACCTTATATTAGCGTAGAAAGTGAAGCCGGCGTTGCTGATCCTGTTCAAATGACCGATAAAGTAGATGGTATACAAGATTTGGGAATCTATTTAAAAGCCAAAGTTTTTGAAACCATGGTCGATCAGGCGTCATTTAAATTAGGTGGTGGTTTAGGTTACTCGCTTCCGGTAGGAGATTATAACGGTGGCGGCGTTCTTTCTTTAGGAAACCAGGCACATGACATAAGTGCCGTTGCTATTGTTCAATACACCACTTCTTATAACTTTTTTACTGAATTCCAGGGTGGATATAGTATTCGAGAAAGTTCTGACTTCGAAATACCAAACGCTACTATTTTTAGCGGAAAACTGGGCTATTTTAACGACTATTTCTATGCTGATGTTAAATTGGGGATTCAAAATTCGCAGAGCGGTTTAGATATTGGAACTCCGGAATTTGTAGCAGCTGGTGCTGCGGCAGCTTTACCAGAAACAAAGGTGGACTACACTGAATTGTCATTCAATATTTTTGTTCCTGTATTTCAGGAGACATTAGGGATTTCGGCGGGATATGCCAAAACGCTTGAAGGTCGTAACTTTAATGACGCTTCAGGATTTACTGCTGGATTAGTCTATATGTTACGATAA
- the dinB gene encoding DNA polymerase IV produces MEPIVEHRKIIHVDMDAFYASVEQLDNPDLKGKPVAVGGSSDRGVVSAASYEARKYGVRSAMSSVLAKKLCPDLIFVKSHFDRYREISNKIRVIFNEYTELVEPLSLDEAYLDVTHNKKGNPSATLIASEIRDKILKTTGLTASAGISINKFVAKVASDYNKPNGQKTVNPEEVIEFLENLDVKKFYGVGKVTQKKMYEMGIYTGMDLKSKSLEYLEKHFGKFGGHYYRIVRGIHHSPVKPNRQRKSLGAERTFHENIASEIYMTERLQDIAEEIQRRLARSKVAGKTITLKIKYSDFTLQTRSKTLPFYISDASVILEAAKELLYQEKMKNSVRLLGISLSNLNTNKKKGEKEQKRTEIQVIQLKFDF; encoded by the coding sequence ATGGAACCTATTGTTGAACATAGAAAGATTATTCATGTAGACATGGATGCTTTTTATGCTTCGGTAGAACAATTAGATAATCCGGACTTAAAAGGAAAACCGGTAGCCGTGGGCGGAAGTTCGGATCGAGGTGTAGTAAGTGCGGCAAGTTATGAAGCACGTAAGTACGGAGTGCGTTCAGCGATGAGTAGTGTGTTAGCAAAAAAACTTTGTCCTGACTTGATTTTTGTAAAATCACACTTTGACCGGTACCGCGAAATCTCGAACAAAATTCGAGTTATCTTCAATGAATATACAGAACTGGTAGAACCCTTATCCCTGGATGAGGCATATCTGGATGTTACTCATAATAAAAAGGGGAACCCTAGTGCTACGCTTATCGCTTCAGAAATAAGAGACAAAATCCTTAAAACTACCGGACTTACCGCTTCTGCCGGTATTTCCATAAATAAATTTGTAGCCAAAGTTGCCAGTGATTATAATAAACCTAACGGACAGAAAACGGTAAATCCGGAGGAAGTTATAGAATTTTTAGAAAACCTGGATGTTAAAAAGTTCTATGGGGTAGGAAAGGTGACCCAGAAAAAAATGTACGAAATGGGTATTTATACTGGTATGGATTTAAAATCCAAATCCCTGGAATACCTGGAAAAGCATTTTGGAAAATTTGGTGGACATTATTATCGTATTGTGCGTGGCATTCATCATAGTCCGGTCAAACCGAACAGACAACGCAAGTCCCTGGGAGCCGAGCGAACCTTTCATGAAAATATTGCTTCAGAAATCTATATGACCGAACGTTTACAGGATATCGCCGAAGAAATTCAACGTAGGCTAGCCCGAAGTAAAGTTGCTGGTAAAACCATTACCCTAAAAATTAAGTATAGTGATTTCACCTTACAAACTCGAAGTAAAACCCTACCTTTCTACATTAGTGACGCTTCGGTTATTCTGGAAGCAGCAAAAGAACTTTTATACCAGGAAAAAATGAAAAATTCCGTTCGACTGCTTGGCATATCCCTTTCAAATCTGAATACGAATAAGAAAAAAGGAGAAAAAGAACAAAAAAGAACGGAGATACAGGTAATACAGTTAAAATTCGATTTTTGA